The Lentzea guizhouensis genome contains a region encoding:
- a CDS encoding PadR family transcriptional regulator, with translation MDTSQLLKGVLDLAVLAVLRKDDGYGYDVVRRLRAGGLNDVGDASVYGTLRRLYNAGMLTSYVVPSEEGPHRKYYSINEPGRLRLAESRDTWRSFASTLDGLLGEVA, from the coding sequence ATGGACACCAGTCAACTGCTCAAGGGGGTGCTGGACCTGGCCGTGCTTGCGGTTCTGCGCAAGGACGACGGGTACGGCTACGACGTGGTGCGCAGACTGCGCGCCGGGGGATTGAACGACGTGGGGGACGCGTCGGTGTACGGCACGCTGCGCCGGCTCTACAACGCGGGGATGCTGACCTCGTACGTGGTGCCGAGCGAAGAAGGTCCCCACCGCAAGTACTACAGCATCAACGAGCCCGGGCGGCTGCGCCTGGCCGAGTCGAGGGACACGTGGCGGTCGTTCGCCAGCACGCTGGACGGCTTGCTCGGGGAGGTCGCATGA
- a CDS encoding HAAS signaling domain-containing protein → MNTQALGVEQYVAGMRAALDDLPPHEVAEIMEDVEAHVAELTSELGEGETLEQRLGPPEQYAQELRQAAGYPRGPSGCR, encoded by the coding sequence ATGAACACGCAGGCACTCGGGGTGGAGCAGTACGTGGCCGGGATGCGGGCCGCGCTCGACGACCTGCCGCCTCACGAGGTCGCCGAGATCATGGAGGACGTCGAGGCGCACGTCGCGGAGCTGACCTCCGAGCTGGGCGAGGGCGAGACGCTCGAGCAGCGGCTGGGGCCGCCCGAGCAGTACGCGCAGGAGCTGCGGCAGGCAGCCGGGTACCCGCGCGGACCGAGCGGTTGCCGGTGA
- a CDS encoding MarR family winged helix-turn-helix transcriptional regulator translates to MPTTVTNHEALQLVVAVHRLVRSLRQAAPARRLQPTQLLVLSELSTHGPMRIGEIAVRALCSQPTATTVVTSLESTGLVRREPDAADGRATIVVLTEVGRDTILSLAHGEAELLSERMSELSPEDRELLRAAMPVLRHLAEPQENK, encoded by the coding sequence ATGCCCACCACCGTCACCAACCACGAGGCACTTCAACTCGTGGTGGCCGTGCACCGGCTGGTGCGAAGTCTTCGACAGGCCGCTCCGGCCCGTCGTCTGCAACCCACCCAGTTATTGGTGCTGTCAGAACTGAGCACCCACGGCCCGATGCGGATCGGCGAGATCGCGGTGCGCGCGCTGTGTTCGCAGCCGACCGCGACAACGGTCGTGACCAGCCTGGAGTCGACCGGACTCGTCCGCAGAGAGCCCGACGCCGCCGACGGCAGAGCCACGATTGTCGTGCTCACCGAAGTCGGTCGCGACACCATCCTGTCGCTTGCTCACGGCGAAGCCGAACTATTGAGTGAAAGAATGTCCGAGCTTTCGCCGGAAGACCGTGAACTCCTGCGAGCGGCCATGCCCGTATTGCGCCACCTGGCCGAACCGCAGGAAAACAAGTAG
- a CDS encoding response regulator, with the protein MTKVLVVDDEPQIVRALRINLSARGYEVLTAPDGATALRLAADGRPDVVVLDLGLPDMDGTDVIAGLRGWTTLPIIVLSARTDSHDKVDALDAGADDYVTKPFGMDELLARLRAAVRRSAVTGPEDEPVVTTASFTVDLAAKRVLKDGQEVHLTPTEWGLLEVLARNAGKLVAQKQLLRDVWGPAYEKETHYLRVYLAQLRRKLEPEPARPRHLLTEPGMGYRFEP; encoded by the coding sequence GTGACGAAGGTGCTGGTCGTCGACGACGAGCCGCAGATCGTGCGCGCGCTGCGGATCAACCTGTCCGCCCGCGGCTACGAGGTGCTCACGGCGCCCGACGGTGCGACGGCGCTGCGGCTGGCCGCCGACGGCAGGCCCGACGTCGTCGTCCTCGACCTCGGCCTGCCCGACATGGACGGCACCGACGTCATCGCGGGCCTGCGCGGCTGGACCACGTTGCCGATCATCGTGCTGTCCGCGCGCACGGACTCGCACGACAAGGTCGACGCGCTGGACGCCGGTGCCGACGACTACGTCACCAAGCCGTTCGGCATGGACGAGCTGCTGGCCCGCCTGCGTGCCGCCGTGCGCCGCTCGGCCGTCACGGGGCCCGAGGACGAGCCCGTGGTGACGACGGCCTCGTTCACCGTCGACCTGGCTGCCAAGCGGGTGCTGAAGGACGGGCAGGAGGTGCACCTCACGCCCACCGAGTGGGGTCTGCTGGAGGTGCTGGCGCGCAACGCCGGCAAGCTCGTCGCGCAGAAACAGCTGCTGCGCGACGTCTGGGGTCCCGCGTACGAGAAGGAGACGCACTACCTGCGGGTCTACCTGGCCCAGCTGCGGCGCAAGCTGGAACCGGAGCCCGCCCGGCCGCGGCACCTGCTGACCGAACCGGGCATGGGCTACCGGTTCGAGCCGTAG
- a CDS encoding CAP domain-containing protein, which produces MSARSLLLGLLIGATGVGGLAVSGTSPLGISFNTAAQQENTDAATQFGSGSVAAPGRQTLDGTPVPGTATPPSSSSAPTTSSTTATPSSTSSSSAAPTTTTTTPPEAPKPPDPPKPPTGDKTPEQAVLALVNDARAAKGCKALVIDDRVTTAAQAHSTDMASRKYFSHDTPEGVDFAERMKAAGYPKPGGENIAQGYRTPEQVMQGWMNSSGHRANIENCKFTTMGVGLDTRGFYWTQNFGF; this is translated from the coding sequence GTGAGTGCCCGCAGCCTCTTACTCGGCCTGCTGATCGGTGCAACCGGCGTCGGCGGCCTCGCCGTCAGCGGTACCTCCCCTCTCGGCATCAGCTTCAACACCGCCGCGCAGCAGGAGAACACCGACGCCGCGACCCAGTTCGGGTCGGGCAGCGTCGCCGCACCCGGCAGACAGACGCTCGACGGCACCCCCGTGCCGGGCACCGCCACCCCGCCGTCGTCCTCCTCCGCTCCCACCACGTCCTCGACGACGGCGACCCCCTCCTCCACCTCCTCCTCGTCGGCGGCTCCCACCACCACGACCACGACGCCGCCCGAGGCACCGAAGCCGCCGGACCCGCCGAAGCCGCCCACGGGTGACAAGACCCCGGAGCAGGCCGTGCTCGCCCTCGTGAACGACGCCCGCGCCGCCAAGGGCTGCAAGGCGCTCGTGATCGACGACCGCGTCACCACCGCGGCCCAGGCGCACAGCACCGACATGGCGAGCCGCAAGTACTTCAGCCACGACACCCCCGAGGGCGTCGACTTCGCCGAGCGCATGAAGGCGGCCGGGTACCCGAAGCCCGGCGGCGAGAACATCGCGCAGGGCTACCGCACGCCCGAGCAGGTCATGCAGGGGTGGATGAACTCGTCCGGCCACCGGGCGAACATCGAGAACTGCAAGTTCACGACCATGGGCGTCGGTCTCGACACCCGCGGTTTCTACTGGACGCAGAACTTCGGCTTCTGA